The genomic DNA CAGAATGTGGGACTACATAAAGCTGTAAAACAGACATATacacaaaacaaagaaaataaagaaaattaataaataaaaacattcacaGATTTAAAAAGGGCCAAGAAACAAACTTCAAGAGATTTACCAAATTTCCCTCCTTCTGTTCTCATGTCTTCTAAAATATCTTCGTACTCCTCATCATCTTTGAGCTCATCTGCAGTAACTACTTGAGTTAAACACACAACCTTGGTGGGAACTGCACCAGGTTGTAACATAAGCCTCTGCACAAGAAACagaaacaataaattaatgGACAAATTATACTAACTACTTAACAAACTAGGAATTAGAATGATATgggatataaatattaattaataggaAATGGTAACAACAGCTGAATTAAAGATCATACTAATTACTTAACAAAGAAATAGAATAATAtgtgatataaaaattaatttacagGATAGTTGGGATAGAATGATATTGAGAAGATTCATTTACcagccaaaagaaaaaaaaaggcagaGAAAATCAGAATAAAATCTAAATTGTCACCTGCAATGCTATCTGCTGCTGAGCATGTAATAATACACTCTCTTGCTCAGGTTTAGGTTGGTTAGCACCCTGGTTCGCACGCCTAACTGTGAGAGTCTTATCACCCATTTTTATCCCATTCAGGGCGGCACATGCAATGTCCGTAACTGAAAGATCTTGATAAACACAAAAAGCATAGCCTTTAGAGTTTCCAGTTTCTCTATCTTTAACCAGATCAAAACCACGCAGGGGCCCAAAAGATTCTAACAACTCCCTAATCTGTGATTCTGTGAAGTAATAGGGAAGACCACCGACAAAAATGCGGTCTGGACCCTCAAGTCCACCAGCAGAACCTGGAGTTAGACCAACAGCAGCCAGATTAAGATTGGGATTGGGCTGGCTGGGACCCAGTGTAGCAGCGAGAGATGGGTTATAATCACTGGGCCTCCTCACCTTGACAGGGGCTCCCTGCAAATTTAACATGTCAGTACACAGTAACAGCCTAATCCAGAATAGTAAATTGCACAGATTAAAGAGAAGTTGCTCAAGATCCAAGAGGAACTAGGAAAGCCAACagatatgaaaagaaaagaacctCAAAAATAATCCCATCTAAAGCCATTGCATTACTGGCTTCCTCAACAGATCTCATCTCAACAAAAGCGAATTTCT from Mangifera indica cultivar Alphonso chromosome 16, CATAS_Mindica_2.1, whole genome shotgun sequence includes the following:
- the LOC123199140 gene encoding splicing factor U2af large subunit B isoform X5, with translation MFPSIFPLATGQQFGALPVMPVQAMTQQATRHARRVYVGGLSPTANEQSVATFFSQVMAAIGGNTAGPGDAVVNVYINHEKKFAFVEMRSVEEASNAMALDGIIFEGAPVKVRRPSDYNPSLAATLGPSQPNPNLNLAAVGLTPGSAGGLEGPDRIFVGGLPYYFTESQIRELLESFGPLRGFDLVKDRETGNSKGYAFCVYQDLSVTDIACAALNGIKMGDKTLTVRRANQGANQPKPEQESVLLHAQQQIALQRLMLQPGAVPTKVVCLTQVVTADELKDDEEYEDILEDMRTEGGKFGALVNVVIPRPSPNGELLPGVGKVFLEYADVDGASKARSGMNGRKFGGNQVAAVFYPENKFAQGDYDG
- the LOC123199140 gene encoding splicing factor U2af large subunit B isoform X4; this encodes MLGYLSHCADNGREPTSVALMYKKESMHRFGQIPGTTPAIPGMFPSIFPLATGQFGALPVMPVQAMTQQATRHARRVYVGGLSPTANEQSVATFFSQVMAAIGGNTAGPGDAVVNVYINHEKKFAFVEMRSVEEASNAMALDGIIFEGAPVKVRRPSDYNPSLAATLGPSQPNPNLNLAAVGLTPGSAGGLEGPDRIFVGGLPYYFTESQIRELLESFGPLRGFDLVKDRETGNSKGYAFCVYQDLSVTDIACAALNGIKMGDKTLTVRRANQGANQPKPEQESVLLHAQQQIALQRLMLQPGAVPTKVVCLTQVVTADELKDDEEYEDILEDMRTEGGKFGALVNVVIPRPSPNGELLPGVGKVFLEYADVDGASKARSGMNGRKFGGNQVAAVFYPENKFAQGDYDG
- the LOC123199140 gene encoding splicing factor U2af large subunit B isoform X6, with amino-acid sequence MFPSIFPLATGQFGALPVMPVQAMTQQATRHARRVYVGGLSPTANEQSVATFFSQVMAAIGGNTAGPGDAVVNVYINHEKKFAFVEMRSVEEASNAMALDGIIFEGAPVKVRRPSDYNPSLAATLGPSQPNPNLNLAAVGLTPGSAGGLEGPDRIFVGGLPYYFTESQIRELLESFGPLRGFDLVKDRETGNSKGYAFCVYQDLSVTDIACAALNGIKMGDKTLTVRRANQGANQPKPEQESVLLHAQQQIALQRLMLQPGAVPTKVVCLTQVVTADELKDDEEYEDILEDMRTEGGKFGALVNVVIPRPSPNGELLPGVGKVFLEYADVDGASKARSGMNGRKFGGNQVAAVFYPENKFAQGDYDG
- the LOC123199140 gene encoding splicing factor U2af large subunit B isoform X3; this encodes MLGYLSHCADNGREPTSVALMYKKESMHRFGQIPGTTPAIPGMFPSIFPLATGQQFGALPVMPVQAMTQQATRHARRVYVGGLSPTANEQSVATFFSQVMAAIGGNTAGPGDAVVNVYINHEKKFAFVEMRSVEEASNAMALDGIIFEGAPVKVRRPSDYNPSLAATLGPSQPNPNLNLAAVGLTPGSAGGLEGPDRIFVGGLPYYFTESQIRELLESFGPLRGFDLVKDRETGNSKGYAFCVYQDLSVTDIACAALNGIKMGDKTLTVRRANQGANQPKPEQESVLLHAQQQIALQRLMLQPGAVPTKVVCLTQVVTADELKDDEEYEDILEDMRTEGGKFGALVNVVIPRPSPNGELLPGVGKVFLEYADVDGASKARSGMNGRKFGGNQVAAVFYPENKFAQGDYDG